The Podospora pseudopauciseta strain CBS 411.78 chromosome 2 map unlocalized CBS411.78m_2, whole genome shotgun sequence genome has a window encoding:
- a CDS encoding uncharacterized protein (EggNog:ENOG503NW9Q; COG:M) translates to MASARMLPKLGLQVLNLGSSMNVIEGIQANHEMVRTERADRLMADMQRWLNASDISVQHNDTINKQHSNTGNWFIRGPAFSSWHTKFSNTYIILDGLDEYPRKTGRGCLLKAIEEIQGWPDSRLHLLVSSRDEPDIRDYLRLATHEEVKINNVDLDIETFITGTLRNNRNLQRILPHSPRFRWVECMLTALESCPVVEARVKSLFSSVPYPLCETYERMLLDVEQGFLEDARSILTLLCSAERSLTVAEVDGTLRMGLGAEDILLCCPGLVVIEHNQVRLVHSSVREYLQSENLAQAKFRASNFWVRNVPAQSQA, encoded by the exons ATGGCGTCTGCAAGGATGCTACCAAA ATTGGGTCTTCAAGTGTTAAATCTAGGAAGCAGCATGAATGTCATAGAAGGCATTCAAGCTAACCACGAGATGGTGAGGACGGAGCGGGCCGATCGATTGATGGCAGATATGCAACGATGGCTGAATGCATCTGATATATCCGTCCAACACAacgacaccatcaacaagcaACACTCAAACACTGGCAACTGGTTCATCAGGGGTCCAGCATTTTCCTCCTGGCACACCAAA TTCAGCAACACCTACATCATCTTGGACGGACTAGACGAGTACCCCAGGAAGACCGGCCGAGGGTGTCTGCTCAAGGCGATCGAGGAAATCCAGGGCTGGCCAGACTCTCGACTGCATCTGCTCGTGTCTAGCCGCGATGAGCCAGATATCCGAGACTATCTTCGCCTGGCCACTCacgaggaggtcaagatcaacaaTGTCGACTTGGACATTGAGACGTTTATCACTGGAACCCTGCGGAACAACCGGAACCTTCAAAGG ATACTACCACATTCTCCTAGATTCCGATGGGTCGAGTGTATGCTCACAGCCCTAGAATCCTGCCCGGTGGTAGAGGCACGAGTCAAGAGCTTGTTTTCCTCTGTGCCATACCCCTTGTGTGAAACCTATGAGCGTATGCTTCTAGATGTCGAACAAGGCTTTCTCGAAGATGCAAGGAGCATCTTGACattgctctgctctgctgaGCGATCGCTGACTGTTGCGGAAGTTGATGGCACCTTGAGGATGGGGCTTGGCGCAGAGGATATCCTTCTCTGCTGCCCAGGGCTCGTGGTTATCGAGCACAACCAGGTCAGGCTGGTGCACAGTTCCGTGAGGGAATATCTGCAGTCGGAAAATCTAGCTCAGGCGAAGTTTAGGGCATCAAATT
- the nop16 gene encoding Ribosome biogenesis protein Nop16 (EggNog:ENOG503P47V; COG:J) codes for MGRELQKRKARSSRSKVKMPNRRTKALNPLGNSIIAQNWDKKQTLSQNYTRFGLVARLGKTTGGTAPNDKSKLRTDVQDPLAVQSYSNSGSLRVREVKVERDPETGKILRIIKDTNPLNDPLNDLESGDEGESAEKKEYEEWGGLAGETYEKSEVLKALEREAGREVVAKPRYQSDREREWLERLVERHGEDVGAMARDMKLNPMQQTPGDLKRRLKKAGLI; via the exons ATGGGTCGCGAACTTCAAAAGCGCAAGGCGCGCTCCTCGCGCTCCAAAGTGAAGATGCCCAACCGCCGCACGAAGGCTCTCAACCCCCTAGGAAACAGCATCATCGCCCAGAACTG GGACAAGAAACAGACCCTTTCCCAAAACTACACCCGCTTCGGCCTCGTCGCAAGGCTAGGTAAAACAACAGGCGGCACCGCCCCCAACGACAAATCCAAACTCCGCACCGACGTCCAAGACCCCCTCGCCGTGCAGTCTTACTCCAACTCTGGCTCCCTCCGCGTCCGTGAGGTAAAAGTCGAGCGCGACCCCGAGACGGGAAAGATCCTCCGGATCATCAAGGATACCAACCCTTTGAATGACCCGCTAAACGACCTCGAGTCTGGAGATGAGGGTGAATcagcagagaagaaggagtaCGAGGAATGGGGCGGGCTAGCGGGGGAGACGTATGAGAAGAGCGAAGTTCTCAAGGCGTTGGAAAGGGAGGCGGGAAGAGAAGTAGTGGCGAAACCGAGGTATCAGAGTGatagggagagggagtggttggagaggttggtggagaggcatggggaggatgtgggtGCTATGGCGAGGGATATGAAGCTGAATCCGATGCAGCAGACGCCCGGGgatttgaagaggaggttgaagaaggcgggGCTGATTTAG
- a CDS encoding uncharacterized protein (EggNog:ENOG503P6B0), translating into MWEDFELDAEQIPAFKLAFHIAQIVFAFVLWCLEIAVFRAESAKIVGNNGWTFAVFFLSLPAWIYLIGAPRFPRTRKIANPTVMVLVDVIFTIIWLSAFATQAAYNSSGLCGDVCGISKAIVAMGVFVFLFFCATTFLSIWTLKYYQWNNRLPGYDRGDRGAGSDSQNIDPDKAAFSLAPHDEEAYAPVNIHDADDDDRPAPYGGARSDYSSDPYGAPKSDYSDPYGSAVGGGAANASTIGSSYQDNPFRRGEANANPFDDDTEYNSGRVSAMGMGGASTLGGSMNSRYQAPSVGTYDEEEDRTGPARFPQANYDHLHR; encoded by the exons atgtGGGAAGACTTTGAGCTCGACGCCGAGCAAATTCCGGCCTTCAAGCTCGCATTCCACATAGCACAGATTGTCTTTGCGTTTGTACTATGGTGCCTCGAGATTGCTGTGTTCCGGGCCGAGAGCGCAAAGATTGTGGGCAACAACGGGTGGACGTTCGCAGTG TTCTTCTTGTCGTTACCAGCATGGATCTACCTCATCGGCGCCCCTCGTTTCCCACGAACCCGCAAGATCGCCAACCCGACGGTGATGGTCTTGGTCGACgtcatcttcaccatcatcTGGCTCTCTGCCTTTGCGACACAGGCGGCGTATAACTCTTCTGGTCTTTGCGGAGATGTTTGCGGTATCAGCAAGGCCATCGTCGCCATGGGCGTATTCGTCTT cctcttcttctgcgcCACCACCTTCCTAAGCATCTGGACCCTCAAATACTACCAATGGAACAACCGCCTCCCCGGCTACGACCGCGGCGATCGCGGCGCCGGCTCCGACAGCCAGAACATCGACCCCGACAAAgccgccttctccctcgccccccaCGACGAGGAAGCCTACGCCCCGGTCAACATCCacgacgccgacgacgacgacagaCCCGCTCCCTACGGCGGTGCCAGATCTGACTACTCCTCTGACCCCTACGGCGCCCCCAAGTCGGATTACTCGGACCCGTACGGCAGCGCTGTTGGCGGTGGAGCGGCCAACGCGAGCACAATCGGCAGCTCGTACCAGGACAACCCGTTCCGAAGGGGAGAGGCGAACGCGAACCCGTTTGATGACGATACCGAGTATAACTCTGGACGGGTGTCGGCtatggggatggggggtgcGTCTACGCTGGGAGGGTCGATGAATAGTAGGTATCAGGCTCCGAGTGTGGGGACgtatgatgaggaggaggataggaCGGGGCCGGCGAGGTTTCCGCAGGCGAATTATGATCACCTTCATCGGTGA